In Bacillota bacterium, a single genomic region encodes these proteins:
- a CDS encoding PAS domain S-box protein: protein MAKGFIERSHRRCREMGVDFTRIYSSLVLEGAELRRRLEDCQELMEIAAPFMEQLLDFVRGSNFLVILTDAEGIILKIIGDEEILNDAHNLKMIPGASMNERHIGTNAMGTGLVEGKPIQVTGKEHFVSAYHRWTCSVSPIRNPQGKIIGTLDLTGNIPLVHSHTLGMVVAAAHAIESMLANKLAHNKLLVASKYIQTIVDSIDAGIFTVGARGYMKTLSKKAEQMLGFTQQEVVGMRVENFIEGWDSIKETLTREQTYYEEEDFVRGRSGKLHCTLSIYYIIDDEHGHHQGYVCVIKDIQKIRKLVDRISGKQSFYTFDSIIGRDSKFLKAVRFARQIADGPSTVLITGESGTGKEVFAQSIHNASSRRDEPFVAVNCGALPRNLIESELFGYAEGAFTGAKRGGKPGKFELADGGTLFLDEIGEMPLDMQANLLRVLEEGRLYRVGGSKVIEVDVRIIAATNKDLVREVEAGNFRGDLYYRLNVLALRLPPLRERKLDIPLLADYFARSKAAKLNKRPLQINEQLRRRFLDYNWPGNIRELENVIESMLSSPDTVQFPPRVQPIGARCAELEVEDLATAELNHIHQVLAKYNGNITAAARALGIGRTTLYRKLQLDCSNMEQ from the coding sequence ATGGCCAAAGGTTTTATCGAACGTTCACATCGACGCTGTCGAGAGATGGGTGTGGATTTTACCCGGATTTACAGTTCTCTGGTTCTTGAGGGTGCTGAACTGAGGCGCCGTTTGGAAGATTGCCAGGAGTTGATGGAGATTGCGGCTCCTTTTATGGAGCAGTTGCTGGATTTTGTGCGCGGCTCAAACTTTCTCGTTATCCTTACTGACGCCGAGGGCATAATTTTGAAAATCATCGGCGATGAGGAGATTTTGAACGATGCCCATAACTTGAAAATGATTCCCGGCGCCTCTATGAATGAGCGCCATATTGGCACCAATGCGATGGGTACAGGCTTGGTGGAGGGCAAGCCAATCCAGGTCACCGGCAAGGAGCATTTTGTTAGTGCTTATCATCGCTGGACCTGTTCCGTATCGCCGATCCGCAACCCCCAGGGGAAGATCATCGGTACCTTGGATCTGACCGGCAACATACCTCTCGTCCATTCACATACTTTGGGCATGGTCGTGGCGGCGGCACATGCCATTGAGAGTATGCTGGCTAATAAGCTCGCTCATAACAAATTGTTGGTGGCCAGCAAATATATCCAGACGATCGTCGATTCCATCGATGCGGGAATTTTTACGGTCGGTGCCCGGGGCTATATGAAGACCCTGAGCAAAAAGGCCGAGCAAATGCTGGGCTTTACTCAGCAGGAAGTCGTCGGGATGCGGGTGGAAAATTTTATTGAGGGTTGGGACTCGATCAAAGAGACTCTCACCCGGGAACAAACATATTACGAGGAAGAGGACTTTGTGCGGGGGCGCAGCGGTAAATTGCACTGTACTTTGAGCATTTACTACATTATCGATGACGAGCATGGGCACCATCAGGGCTATGTCTGTGTAATTAAGGATATCCAGAAAATTCGCAAGCTTGTGGACCGTATCTCCGGCAAGCAGAGTTTTTATACCTTCGACAGCATTATCGGCCGGGACAGCAAATTTCTCAAGGCGGTTCGCTTCGCCCGCCAAATTGCCGACGGCCCGTCCACGGTGCTGATTACCGGCGAAAGCGGTACAGGTAAAGAGGTGTTCGCCCAGAGTATCCACAACGCCAGCAGTCGTCGGGACGAGCCATTTGTCGCCGTGAACTGCGGCGCCCTTCCCCGAAACCTTATTGAGTCGGAACTGTTTGGGTATGCGGAAGGGGCGTTTACCGGTGCCAAGCGCGGCGGTAAGCCGGGCAAGTTTGAGTTGGCCGATGGCGGCACTTTGTTTCTGGACGAGATTGGCGAGATGCCCCTGGATATGCAGGCTAATTTGTTGCGGGTTCTGGAAGAGGGGCGCCTCTACCGGGTAGGAGGAAGTAAAGTAATAGAAGTTGATGTCCGGATAATCGCTGCCACCAACAAAGATTTAGTTCGGGAGGTGGAGGCAGGCAACTTCCGGGGCGACCTTTATTACCGCTTGAATGTGCTTGCCTTGCGCCTGCCGCCACTTCGGGAGCGAAAACTAGATATCCCCTTGTTGGCAGATTATTTTGCGCGTTCGAAAGCGGCAAAGCTTAATAAGCGGCCCCTGCAAATCAATGAACAGCTGCGTAGGCGGTTTCTCGATTACAATTGGCCGGGCAATATCCGGGAGTTGGAAAACGTGATTGAAAGTATGTTAAGCTCCCCGGACACAGTGCAGTTTCCGCCCCGCGTCCAGCCGATTGGCGCCAGATGCGCCGAACTGGAAGTGGAGGACTTGGCTACGGCAGAACTAAATCATATTCACCAGGTTCTGGCAAAGTATAATGGCAACATCACTGCAGCTGCCCGGGCATTGGGTATCGGTCGCACGACATTATATCGAAAGCTACAGTTGGATTGTTCCAATATGGAGCAGTGA
- a CDS encoding DUF1189 domain-containing protein, with protein sequence MNFFVKFFKSFTDIKAYQQFAKEPFGRAFGFLILATLILSLAAIMPGIIQFNRGINQVAGLFEETPLDFSLQNGELSVNVDMPFYHTYEDSTTIIDTSGGTSASVLEDYDKAVLFTATRMLIKDGNSTAEVSFQALPNISLSTRFLATFFQFFKWAIPLVVIFSFVITLVVRLVQALLVAVVAVILAAILKAGLGFGNVLAMSIYALTLPAIIGVFHSWLPFTIPGLYFNIVFFSVAGLYMVLALLKITKTPIEDGSELAGTEPGE encoded by the coding sequence ATGAACTTTTTTGTTAAATTCTTTAAAAGTTTTACAGACATTAAAGCATATCAACAATTTGCCAAGGAGCCCTTTGGTCGTGCCTTCGGCTTCCTTATCCTTGCCACCCTGATTCTATCGTTAGCCGCCATCATGCCGGGAATTATCCAGTTTAACAGGGGTATCAATCAGGTTGCCGGCCTGTTTGAGGAAACGCCCTTGGATTTCAGTCTCCAAAACGGAGAGTTAAGTGTTAACGTGGATATGCCCTTCTACCACACATATGAAGACAGCACAACAATTATCGATACAAGCGGAGGAACGAGCGCTTCTGTGCTGGAGGACTACGATAAAGCAGTCCTGTTTACTGCCACCCGTATGTTGATTAAAGACGGAAATTCAACCGCAGAGGTCAGCTTTCAGGCGCTACCTAATATTTCCTTGAGCACACGGTTTCTGGCGACTTTTTTCCAGTTCTTTAAATGGGCGATACCATTGGTGGTGATATTCAGCTTTGTAATCACTTTGGTCGTCCGTCTGGTCCAGGCGTTGCTTGTTGCAGTGGTAGCGGTAATTTTAGCAGCAATTCTCAAAGCAGGGCTGGGCTTTGGCAATGTCTTGGCAATGTCAATCTATGCCCTCACCTTGCCGGCGATAATCGGTGTATTCCACAGCTGGCTGCCATTTACAATCCCCGGCCTCTACTTCAACATAGTGTTCTTCAGTGTAGCCGGGCTGTATATGGTACTTGCCCTCTTGAAAATAACCAAAACACCAATTGAGGACGGTTCTGAATTGGCGGGAACTGAGCCCGGTGAGTAA